GGGCTTCACCGCTATAGATATTGACGGTGTTGATGCCGCGATGGTCTTCGGCCGTCCAGGTGGCGGGCATGCAAACGCCTTCCAGGCCTTTCGGCACCCAATCGGTGCGGGCATACATGCCCTTCTTGATGTTGGCACCGGTGATGCCACCATTTTCCTTGGCCCATTCCATGGCTTCTTTCATGTAATAGACTGAGCAAATGCCGCGAATGTAATGATGGGTGCGGAATTCCTTGCCCGATTTGTCAGATTCCATCGAAATCTTGCGCACCAGGTCCATGCCTGGAACGCCTTCATCGGTCCAGAAGCTGGTCATGACCGGGAAAACGTAATTATCGACATCGCCAATGGTTTTCAGGGTTTCGTAGTCGCCCGCCCAAATGTTGGCAAGCCAGGTCGGATCAACCCCAACCGTGCCACAGGATTTCACCAGCGACACCACCGACGGCCCAAGGTTGCCAAGGTAACCATAATCGGTACCGGCTTCTTTCAGGGTCAGGCACTGTGCCTTGAAATCACCCGGCTTCATGGAAACCACAACCGGGCTGGTTACTTCAAAACCCAGTTCATTGGCATATTCCGCACAGGCTTCTTTCGGGGCGTTCGGATAGGGGTGGTTATCGCCGATATGGCTGAAAACGGGTTTGCCTTCGCCGCCCTTGTCTTTCCAGTCCTTGGCGGCCCACTGCACCATTGCCCGGCAGGCATCGGAATAGGATGCGCCATAAAAGAAATTATAGGGTGCTGGTTTTGCCGTTTTCGGGTTTTTGCCGGTCGGGTCGGTCAAATGGCCGGAATAGGATGCCGAAAACACTGGCACTTCATCCTTGGCAACAAACGAAATCAGCGCTTCGGTGTCACCCGTTCCCCAGCCCTGCATCGCGATCATGTTGTTGCGCGAACGCCATTTCTTATAGTTCGCAATGGCCTGCGGCACCTTATAGGCGTAATCGACCGATTCAAATTCAAGTGGGGTGCCGGAAATGCCGCCATTTTCATTGATATAGGAAAGCGCATCACGCACACCATCGGCATAGAATTTGCCGATAAAGCCGGTGGCCCCGGTAATATCCATCAAATGGCCGACAAACACGCTGTCTTCGGCCTTGGCCGCGCCAACCGAAAGACCGGTTGCGATCATCGCGGTTGCAGCAATCAGTTTCTTCATCTCGACGTCTCCCTTGGACGTTTCATTGAACAAAAAAGCCTCCCGGTCTCCCCCATGTTTTTATTGTCCAGGCGGGTGTCATCACCCGCCCGGTGGGGGTTTTGGTCAGTACGAGAAGGGATAAAGCTTCCAGTACGCCCTGATCTGTTGCCAGCGGTGTGCTAACCCGTCGGGTTCAAAGATCAGGAACAGGATAATGGCCAGACCGATCGCCATCTCCTTGATATAGGCCAGGCCATCGGTAACAGCGGTGCTGTTGGCCCAGTCAAAAACGCTTAAGGCACTTACGCCGGTTTCCATAACCTCGGGCAGCAGCACCATAAATACGGTGCCCATCAGCGCCCCTTTAACCGACCCAAGGCCGCCAATAATGATCATGCCCAGAAACTGGATGGACAGCAGAATGGTAAAACCCTCGGCCGAGACATAACCCAGATAATGCCCGTAAATAGCCCCGCCGACACCGGCATAGAAGGACGACACCCCAAAGCTGAGCAGACGGTATTTCGTCAGGTTGATGCCCATGATTTCGGCAGAAAGGTAATGGTCGCGAACCGCAACAAAGGCACGCCCGTCGCGCGACCGGATCAGGTTGCTGCCCAGCACATACATGATCACCAGGAAAAACAGGCAAACATAAAAGAAGCTGAAATCATCGGTAACTTCATAGCCAAACACATTGACCGGGTTTGCCGCCGCCCCATAGGAACCACCGGTAAACCAGTCGGCCCGGGCAAAGAAATCCTCAAGGATGAACTGGGCAGCCAGGGTGGCAATTGCCAGATAAAGCCCCTTGATGCGTGCAGCTGGCAGGCCAAACAAAAGGCCAACTGCCGCCGTTACCAGCCCCGCCAGCGGAATGGAAAGCAAAACGGGAATGCCGGTATGGTTGTTAATCCAGGCTGATGCAAAGGCACCAAAACCGAAAAACGCCGCATGTCCCAGCGATATCTGCCCGGTAAAGCCAACCAGAATATTCAGCCCCAGCGCCGCAATGGCAAAATAGGAAATCTGGATGAACAGGTTTACATAATACCCATCAAGCACAAACGGGATCAGCCCCACCGCAACAATGCCAAGAATGGCGGCATTGCGGACAAAGGTGGTGTCAAATATCCGCGTGTCCTGCCGATAGGTGGTTCTGAAATCGCCACAGGGACGCATTGAAAAGCCGGCCATAATGGATCGTCCCCCTGATCAGATACGTTCGATGTCTTTGGTGCCAAACAGGCCATAAGGCTTGATGCACAGAATAATGATCAGCACGTAAAACGGTGCGATGGAAAACAGGTTGCCCCAATGCAGATACTGGCCATCAACAAACTCGGCCCCGTTTTCAAGAAGGCCGATAATCACGCCCCCGGCAATCGCCCCGATAATGGAATCAAGCCCGCCCAGAATAACCGCCGGAAACACCTTGATCCCGATCACCGACAGGCCCGATGACACACCATTGACCATGCCGATCACGATGCCTGCCACCCCGGAAACCAGTGCTGAAATCGCCCAGGACATGGCAAACACGGTCTTGACCGAAATGCCCAGGCTTTGTGCCACCTGCTGGTCAAAGGCCGTGGCCCGCATGGCCAGGCCCAGCTTGGAATATTTGAAGAACCAGTAAAACGCCGCCATGATCACCAGCGATATGGCGAAACTCATGATATAGGCAGTTTCGATCTGCATTCCGAACAGGCTGACAGTGCGGGTATCAAACACCTGCGGATAGGTCGCCGTGGTGGCACCGAAAATCCATTTGGTGGCCGCCTGAAAGAAAATCGACAGGCCAATCGTCACCATGATCACGGAAATGATCGGTTCGCCAATCATGGGGCGCAAAATCACCATTTGCAGGATCACGCCAAACGCCATCATGAACAGCAGGGTAAAAACAAAACCCAGCCAGAACGGCATTTGAAATTCGACCAGAAACGCATAACAGACCCACGCCCCGATCAGCAGGAATTCGCCCTGCGCGAAATTGACCACCTGGGTTGATTTGTAAATCAGCACGAAACACATGGCGACCACGCCATAAAGTGTTCCGACAATCAGCCCGTTCAGCAAAAGCTGAAACAACAGTTCAAAATTCATGGTGCCATCCCTGTCATGGCGAGGATGCTGCCATCCCCGGTTCTGTTTTTTGCCGCGTCTTTATTCGGCGGCTTTCGGGGCTTTGTGTGCCCCGTTCGGACCTTCCAGATCGACCACACGCACACTGGTCTGAATCCGGGTTTTTGATCCGTCCTGGAACGTAATCATGGTGTCGATATCGACCTTATCGGTGCCCGAATAAACCGCATCGATAATGTCGGCATATTTTTCGGCAACCACGCCACGGCGCACCTTGCGGGTACGGGTCAGTTCGCCGTCATCGGCATCCAGTTCCTTGTAAAGCAACAGGAACCGGCGAATGCGCTGTGCTTCGGGCAGGGTTTCGTTTACCTGGCGCACTTCCTCGGCGATCATGTCATAGACCTGCGGCTGGGAAGACAGGTTGGTATAGTTGGTAAAGGCAATACCGCGCTGTTCCGCCCATTTCGCCATAATCGAAAACCGGATGCAGATCATGGCCGACAAAAACGGCAGGCCCTTGCCCAAAATCACGGCTTCGGCGATGAAGGGCGAAAATTTCAGTTTATTTTCAATAAACTGCGGCGAATAACGTACCCGCGTGGATGTTTCGGCCAGGTCTTTCAAACGGTCAATCACCACCAGGTGATTATTGCCTTCCTTGAAATAACCGGCATCCCCGGTATGCATCCAGCCATCAACCACATCCTCGTCATAGGCGGACTGGTTTTTATAGTAGCTGGTAAACATGCCCGATGTGCGTGCGACAATTTCGCCCACCCCGTTTTCATCGGTATTGATGACCTGGATTTCCGAATTATCAAACGCGAGACCCACGGTATCGAAATCAATATCGCCGGGCTGATGGATGGTATAGGCACCACAAAGTTCGGTCTGACCATAAAGCTGGCGCAGCGGAACCCCCATGGCATGGAAAAACTTGAAAGTTTCCGGCCCCATTGCCGCACCGCCCGTGGCGGCAGATCGCAAATTGCTAAATCCCAACCGGTCTTTAAGGGCATTCATCAGCAAAATATCAGCCGCCTTTGAATGGCCGCCATTATCAAGCGCTCCACGGGCCAGCTTCATGCCCCAGTCATACATTTTCTGCTTGAAGGGTGTTGAATCCATCATGCGCGCCCGGACATCGGCGGCAATGGCTTCCCACACACGCGGGGCCAGCAGCACGAAATTCGGTCCAATTTCGCGCAGGTCCGCCATCATGGTTTCCTGCTCTTCAACGAAATTCACGATCTGGCGGCTGACCAGCGACTGCCCGACAACATAAACCTGCTCCATGATCCAGGGCAGTGGCAGCACCGATACATAATTATCGCCCGGCAATTTCGGGTCGGCCCGCAAATAGGCAGCGCAATGATCCAGGAAATCCCCGGCATTCAGCATCGCCATTTTCGGCTTCGACGTGGTGCCCGATGTGGTGCACAAAATTGCGCATTCATCACCGCGGGTTTCCCCGACCATACGGGTATAGGCCATGGCATCGGCGGCCTCGACCTTCCGGCCCATATCATACAGGTCTTCAACAGCAAGCAGGCGCGGATCATCATATTTGCGCATCCCGCGCGGGTCGCAATAAATGATCTTTTCAACGGTGGGGATCTGGTCTGAAAGCTCCAGCAGCTTGTCGCACTGTTCCTCGTCTTCGGCGATAATCACTTTGGCTTCGCCATAGGTGATCAGGAAGGCGACTTCGTCATGCAGGCTGTCCTGATACAGGCCAAGCGACCGTGCCCGCAAGGCATGGGCCGAAATTTCCGCCCACACCCATTCGGGCCGGTTTTCACCGATGATGCCCACAACATCGCCAGCGCCAATGCCCAGTTCCCGCAGGCCAAGGCTCATCCATTTCACGCGGTCGTTATAATCCTGCCAGCTGAATTCCTGCCAGACGCCAAATTCCTTTTCGCGCATGGCAACATCGTCGGGCCAGTTTTTGGCGTTATAGGCCAGCACCTTGGGGAAGGTATCAAGCATGGCAACGTCGGCATAATCAGGCACAGTATATTTCTTCATTGTCAGGCGACCTTCCCGGATACGCTGTCGTCTTCGTCATCTTCTTCGCCGAGATAGGCTTTCTTGACGTGATCGTTTGCCATCACCTCTTCGGGCAGGCCTGCCGCAATCTTGCGGCCAAAATCCAGCACCATGACCCGCGATGAAATATCCATCACAACACCCATGTCATGCTCGATCATGACAACGCTCATGCCCCATTCTTCATTCAGATCAATGATGAAGCGGGCCATGTCTTCCTTTTCTTCAAGGTTCATGCCCGCCATCGGTTCATCCAGAAGGATCAGGTCCGGGCGCAGCGCAACCGCACGCGCCAGTTCCACCCGCTTGCGCAACCCGTAGGAAAGCGTGCCAGCCGTTGCCTTGCGAATATGCGAAATTTCAAGAAAATCGATCACGTCTTCGCAGAATTTGCGATGTTCCAGCTCTTCTTTCTGCGCACCGGAAAACCAGTAAAGCGGGCCGGTCAGGAAATTGTTTTTCAAAAGGTGGTGGCGCCCGACCATGATGTTATCAAGCACCGACATATGACCAAAAAGTGCCAGGTTCTGGAACGTTCTGCCCACGCCCAGTTCGGCGCGCGCATTGGGTTTCAGGCCCGTTACGTCCTGGCCCTTGAAATGCACCGATCCACTGGTGGGGTGATAACGCCCGGAAATGCAGTTCAGCATCGATGTTTTACCCGCCCCGTTGGGGCCGATAATCGAAAACAGCTCGCCTTTCTGCACCGAAAAACTGACGTCACTCAACGCCCGTACACCGCCAAAAACCAGCGATACGTCGTTGATGCTCAAAATTGGGTCCGGTGACGTCATCGTCTTGGTATCCTCCCTGACCTGGGCCGCGTTCACCCGCAATCTGCCCGCCTGGGCAATCTGCAATGAACCGTCCAAATTTCAGCGTTTCCCTGATTTGCGTTTGTTCTTTTTTACCCTGCCGGTCGATACCGAAAAGGTTGCAACGCAATTAATACGTATTTGAGTACCAAATTCACACTATAGCGTCAACGCGTTGCTGACGCTGCTTTTGCCAACAATCGCGCTTATCGCATCGCACAACCATTCCGATTAGGGTAAATGCGCCACACGGAACCAACATTCCGTAACGTTAATATTTGATGGGGGATGTATTCCAAAAATCGCGATTATCGCGTTGCGGCATTGAAAAAAACGTTTTTCAACTTAACATTTCGTCGTTTGCAGGCCCGTTTTTGAAATTTCATTTCGCAAAATCCCTGCCGATTCGCAATTGCATAACACCTCAAAACTGTTTCGCACTGCACTGAAACGACACTTCTTTTATCGTGCCGCCCACCCGCGCAACACGGGATGCAGCAGACAATTGCGGTCACCAAAATACGCCGGGACGAAACGGGACTCGCAGGCCAATCGCCACGCCCGCTCATCCAAAACACCGCATTTTTCGCGGTAAATTAGAAACAGCATCACCAGCCATGCGGGCAAAGCCCTGTTATTAGGGTGATTTCGCGAAAGACCCTTTTCGGGGTCTGGACTTTCTCCGGGATTTGTGGTGTAACGCCTTCGCACTTCATATGTGTATCGTGACCCGCGTCACGGTCAACAGATAGCCCACCGCTCGGCGCTCCGACGGTCGGGGTGTCTTGTCACGACAAGCCCTTTAACCACCTTGAGGAGGGTCTGATGTCCATTTGTGGCAAAGACAACCTGCAAACGCGCCGCACTTTGAAGGTCGGGGATGAATCCTTCGACTATTTCAGCCTTAAAGTTGCATCCGAAAAAATCGGCGACGTTTCTAAACTGCCTTTCACGCTGAAGGTCGTTCTGGAAAACCTTCTGCGTTACGAAGACGATTTCACCGTTAAGGCCGACGATGTCAAAGCTGTCGTCGAATGGCTGAAATCGCGTAAAAGCACGCACGAAATCAACTATCGTCCGGCACGTGTGCTGATGCAGGACTTCACCGGCGTTCCCGCCGTCGTGGACCTTGCTGCCATGCGTGATGCCGTGGTCAATATGGGCGGCGATGCCCAGAAGGTGAACCCCCTTTCACCGGTTGACCTGGTCATCGACCACTCGGTCATGATCGACTTCTTTGGTACCGACGACGCGCTCGACAAAAACATGGAAGTCGAGTTCGAACGTAACGGCGAACGTTACGAGTTCCTGCGTTGGGGCCAGAACGCATTCAACAATTTCCGCATCGTCCCCCCGGGAGCAGGCATCTGCCACCAGGTGAACGTTGAACATCTGGCGAAAGTTGTCTGGACCGGCAAAGACGGCGCAGGCAAAACCGTTGCCTATCCTGACACCCTGGTTGGTACCGATTCCCACACCACCATGGTCAACGGCCTTGCCGTTCTGGGTTGGGGTGTTGGTGGTCTCGAAGCCGAAGCCGCGATGCTCGGCCAGCCGATTTCGATGCTGATCCCGGAAGTTATCGGCTTCAAGCTGACCGGTGCGCTGAAAGAAGGCGTCACGGCAACCGACCTCGTTCTGCGCGTCGTTCAGATGCTGCGTGAAAAAGGCGTTGTGGGCAAATTCGTCGAATTCTATGGCGATGCCCTTGACCATATGAGCCTGCCGGACCGTGCGACCATCGGTAACATGGCACCGGAATATGGCGCGACCTGTGGCTTCTTCCCGATCGATGACGAAACCCTGAACTATATGCGCTCCACCGGCCGTTCCGACGAACAGGTCGCCCTGGTTGAAGCATATGCCAAGGAACAGGGCATGTGGCGTGAAAGCGGCTTTGAAGCCGAATACACCGACACCCTGGAACTCGACATCTCGACCGTCGAACCGGCACTTTCCGGTCCGAAACGCCCGCAGGACCGCGTTCCGCTCAAGGATGCGGTTTCAAGCTTCACCAAAACCTTTGCCGATATGGCACCGGGTGTTGACGCCGACCGTACGGTTGAAGTCAAAGGCGAAGATTTCGCGATGAAAGACGGTAACGTTGTTATCGCCGCCATCACGTCCTGCACCAACACCTCGAACCCGAGCGTCCTGATCGCTGCCGGCCTTCTGGCCAAAAAAGCAGCCGAAAAGGGCCTGTCGCGCAAACCGTGGGTCAAAACCTCGCTTGCACCGGGCTCGCTGGTTGTTGCCGACTATCTGGAAAAGGCCGGTCTGCAGACCTATCTTGACCAGCTTGGCTTTAACATTGCCGGCTTTGGCTGCACCACCTGTATCGGTAACTCCGGCCCGCTGGCTGGTCCGATTGCCGGTGCAATTGAAGACCAGGACATGCTCGTTACGGCCGTTCTGTCGGGTAACCGTAACTTTGAAGGCCGTATCAGCCCGCACGTGAAGGCAAACTACCTTGCCTCGCCGCCGCTGGTTGTTGCCTATGCCATCGCTGGTAACCTGAAGGTTGATCTGAACAATGACCCGCTGGGTCAGGATCAGAACGGCAATGATGTTTTCCTGAAAGACATCTGGCCGTCCAACAAGGAAATCGCTGACACCATCGCGGCCTCGATCTCGGCCAAGATGTACAAGGACCGTTACGACAATATCTTTGCCGGTCCGAAACCGTGGCAGGAAATCCAGATCACCGAAGGTGAAACCTACGAGTGGAACGGTAAATCCACCTATGTTCAGAACCCGCCCTATTTCGTCGATATGGCTGCTGAACCGGGTGAATTCTCCGATGTGCACGGCGCCCGTCCGCTTCTGATCCTCGGTGACTCTGTCACGACCGACCACATTTCTCCGGCCGGTTCGATCAAGGAAGAAAGCCCGGCTGGCGAATATCTGAAAGCCAATGGCGTTGCCGTTCGTGACTTCAACTCCTACGGTGCACGCCGTGGTAACCACGAAGTCATGATGCGCGGCACCTTTGCCAACATCCGTATCCGTAACGAAATGGCACCGGGCACCGAAGGTGGTGTTTCGGTTCATTACCCGTCTGGTGAACAGGGCTGGGTCTATGATGTTGCCATGCGTTACCAGGAAGAAGGCACCCCGCTGGTTGTTGTTGCCGGTCAGGAATACGGCACCGGCTCCTCGCGTGACTGGGCTGCCAAAGGCACCAATCTTCTGGGTGTGAAGGCCGTTATCGCCGAAAGCTTTGAACGTATTCACCGCACCAACCTGGTCTGCATGGGCGTCCTGCCGCTGCAGTTCAAGGCGGGTGAAGGTCGCAAGTCGCTCAAGCTCGACGGTACCGAAACCTTTGATATCACCGGCATCGCCGATGGCATCACCCCGCAGCAGGATGTCACCGTTCGCATCACCCGCAAGGATGGTTCGACCGAGGAAGCAACCGCCGTCTGCCGTATCGATACCGAAAACGAAGTTCTGTATTTCCAGAACGGCGGTATCCTGCAGTTCGTGCTGCGTAACATGATCAAAGAAGCCGCCTGATTTATTATCCTTAAAGGGTAATCAGACGTAATCGGAACACCCCGCCTATTCTTCTGGCGGGGTGTTTTTTTTTGATTTGGAATTGATCTATCTCCTAACCTCTGCTGGACTAATTGCGTAAGTGTTCAAAATTGCTCGTTCCTGTATCCCCACACAGGCGGCAGAACCGGTTGTCACTATTAACGATTGCGCCACAAGAAAAATGACCAGTTACGCCAAAATGCCGGCTCCGCTTGCCTCGGTGCGTGTCGGAACCCTGGCACAGGGAAAAGTCCTGACCTGCGGGCCGGATTTACCACTGGGCGATGCCATTACGCTGATGCACCGCCAGCGCAGAAGTTCCATTGTCGTAACCGAAGAAAACCGCCCGGTTGGCGTCTGGACGGAACATGACTGCCTGACCATCAGTGCCGAAGACCCCACCGCCTTTTTGCGCCCGATTTCAGACTGGATGTCATCGCCGGTCCGCACCATGTCGGCCCATGCCTCGGTCGA
The window above is part of the Thalassospira marina genome. Proteins encoded here:
- a CDS encoding long-chain fatty acid--CoA ligase, encoding MKKYTVPDYADVAMLDTFPKVLAYNAKNWPDDVAMREKEFGVWQEFSWQDYNDRVKWMSLGLRELGIGAGDVVGIIGENRPEWVWAEISAHALRARSLGLYQDSLHDEVAFLITYGEAKVIIAEDEEQCDKLLELSDQIPTVEKIIYCDPRGMRKYDDPRLLAVEDLYDMGRKVEAADAMAYTRMVGETRGDECAILCTTSGTTSKPKMAMLNAGDFLDHCAAYLRADPKLPGDNYVSVLPLPWIMEQVYVVGQSLVSRQIVNFVEEQETMMADLREIGPNFVLLAPRVWEAIAADVRARMMDSTPFKQKMYDWGMKLARGALDNGGHSKAADILLMNALKDRLGFSNLRSAATGGAAMGPETFKFFHAMGVPLRQLYGQTELCGAYTIHQPGDIDFDTVGLAFDNSEIQVINTDENGVGEIVARTSGMFTSYYKNQSAYDEDVVDGWMHTGDAGYFKEGNNHLVVIDRLKDLAETSTRVRYSPQFIENKLKFSPFIAEAVILGKGLPFLSAMICIRFSIMAKWAEQRGIAFTNYTNLSSQPQVYDMIAEEVRQVNETLPEAQRIRRFLLLYKELDADDGELTRTRKVRRGVVAEKYADIIDAVYSGTDKVDIDTMITFQDGSKTRIQTSVRVVDLEGPNGAHKAPKAAE
- a CDS encoding ABC transporter substrate-binding protein; the protein is MKKLIAATAMIATGLSVGAAKAEDSVFVGHLMDITGATGFIGKFYADGVRDALSYINENGGISGTPLEFESVDYAYKVPQAIANYKKWRSRNNMIAMQGWGTGDTEALISFVAKDEVPVFSASYSGHLTDPTGKNPKTAKPAPYNFFYGASYSDACRAMVQWAAKDWKDKGGEGKPVFSHIGDNHPYPNAPKEACAEYANELGFEVTSPVVVSMKPGDFKAQCLTLKEAGTDYGYLGNLGPSVVSLVKSCGTVGVDPTWLANIWAGDYETLKTIGDVDNYVFPVMTSFWTDEGVPGMDLVRKISMESDKSGKEFRTHHYIRGICSVYYMKEAMEWAKENGGITGANIKKGMYARTDWVPKGLEGVCMPATWTAEDHRGINTVNIYSGEAHGGDIKVTKLETVTLPRRDDWLGY
- a CDS encoding branched-chain amino acid ABC transporter permease, whose protein sequence is MNFELLFQLLLNGLIVGTLYGVVAMCFVLIYKSTQVVNFAQGEFLLIGAWVCYAFLVEFQMPFWLGFVFTLLFMMAFGVILQMVILRPMIGEPIISVIMVTIGLSIFFQAATKWIFGATTATYPQVFDTRTVSLFGMQIETAYIMSFAISLVIMAAFYWFFKYSKLGLAMRATAFDQQVAQSLGISVKTVFAMSWAISALVSGVAGIVIGMVNGVSSGLSVIGIKVFPAVILGGLDSIIGAIAGGVIIGLLENGAEFVDGQYLHWGNLFSIAPFYVLIIILCIKPYGLFGTKDIERI
- a CDS encoding branched-chain amino acid ABC transporter permease; translation: MAGFSMRPCGDFRTTYRQDTRIFDTTFVRNAAILGIVAVGLIPFVLDGYYVNLFIQISYFAIAALGLNILVGFTGQISLGHAAFFGFGAFASAWINNHTGIPVLLSIPLAGLVTAAVGLLFGLPAARIKGLYLAIATLAAQFILEDFFARADWFTGGSYGAAANPVNVFGYEVTDDFSFFYVCLFFLVIMYVLGSNLIRSRDGRAFVAVRDHYLSAEIMGINLTKYRLLSFGVSSFYAGVGGAIYGHYLGYVSAEGFTILLSIQFLGMIIIGGLGSVKGALMGTVFMVLLPEVMETGVSALSVFDWANSTAVTDGLAYIKEMAIGLAIILFLIFEPDGLAHRWQQIRAYWKLYPFSY
- the acnA gene encoding aconitate hydratase AcnA, translated to MSICGKDNLQTRRTLKVGDESFDYFSLKVASEKIGDVSKLPFTLKVVLENLLRYEDDFTVKADDVKAVVEWLKSRKSTHEINYRPARVLMQDFTGVPAVVDLAAMRDAVVNMGGDAQKVNPLSPVDLVIDHSVMIDFFGTDDALDKNMEVEFERNGERYEFLRWGQNAFNNFRIVPPGAGICHQVNVEHLAKVVWTGKDGAGKTVAYPDTLVGTDSHTTMVNGLAVLGWGVGGLEAEAAMLGQPISMLIPEVIGFKLTGALKEGVTATDLVLRVVQMLREKGVVGKFVEFYGDALDHMSLPDRATIGNMAPEYGATCGFFPIDDETLNYMRSTGRSDEQVALVEAYAKEQGMWRESGFEAEYTDTLELDISTVEPALSGPKRPQDRVPLKDAVSSFTKTFADMAPGVDADRTVEVKGEDFAMKDGNVVIAAITSCTNTSNPSVLIAAGLLAKKAAEKGLSRKPWVKTSLAPGSLVVADYLEKAGLQTYLDQLGFNIAGFGCTTCIGNSGPLAGPIAGAIEDQDMLVTAVLSGNRNFEGRISPHVKANYLASPPLVVAYAIAGNLKVDLNNDPLGQDQNGNDVFLKDIWPSNKEIADTIAASISAKMYKDRYDNIFAGPKPWQEIQITEGETYEWNGKSTYVQNPPYFVDMAAEPGEFSDVHGARPLLILGDSVTTDHISPAGSIKEESPAGEYLKANGVAVRDFNSYGARRGNHEVMMRGTFANIRIRNEMAPGTEGGVSVHYPSGEQGWVYDVAMRYQEEGTPLVVVAGQEYGTGSSRDWAAKGTNLLGVKAVIAESFERIHRTNLVCMGVLPLQFKAGEGRKSLKLDGTETFDITGIADGITPQQDVTVRITRKDGSTEEATAVCRIDTENEVLYFQNGGILQFVLRNMIKEAA
- a CDS encoding ABC transporter ATP-binding protein codes for the protein MTSPDPILSINDVSLVFGGVRALSDVSFSVQKGELFSIIGPNGAGKTSMLNCISGRYHPTSGSVHFKGQDVTGLKPNARAELGVGRTFQNLALFGHMSVLDNIMVGRHHLLKNNFLTGPLYWFSGAQKEELEHRKFCEDVIDFLEISHIRKATAGTLSYGLRKRVELARAVALRPDLILLDEPMAGMNLEEKEDMARFIIDLNEEWGMSVVMIEHDMGVVMDISSRVMVLDFGRKIAAGLPEEVMANDHVKKAYLGEEDDEDDSVSGKVA